One Lagopus muta isolate bLagMut1 chromosome 10, bLagMut1 primary, whole genome shotgun sequence DNA segment encodes these proteins:
- the LACTB gene encoding serine beta-lactamase-like protein LACTB, mitochondrial has product MSGLARAVRRVAAVGLAAARRGESGGGGRRWGWGLALGLALGVKAAAGSEAGGGPEKEEAAAAARRGFGAAIERSRDLLQRIKDEAGIPGILVGVSVDGREVWSEGLGYADVENRVMCKPETIMRIASISKCLTMMAVAKLWEEGKLDLDAPVQKYVPEFPEKVYEGEKVTITTRLLVSHLSGIRHYEKDIAKVKEEKEKANRALKLTKSGQDKEQKEKDGKGIEKTDSDKPKKEHEGEVKSRNSKPGRRDKEFEHEEYYLKEKFEGVIESLKIFKNDPLFFKPGSQFLYSTYGFTLLSAVVERVSGQKFTEYMLKMFRDLDMLSTVLDDNEAMIYNRARCYVYNKKGRLVNAPYVDNSYKWAGGGFLSSVGDLLKFGNALLYSYQAGQFRNNNGKLLPGYLKPDTVAMMWTPVPKTEVSWDRDGKYAMAWAVVEKKQQCGFCRRQRHYASHTGGAVGASSVLLILPEELDSHAEDTAEVAPPRGVIVSIICNMQSVSLNSTALKIAREFDKEKRAQNIG; this is encoded by the exons aTGTCCGGGCTGGCGCGGGCTGTGCGGCGAGTGGCGGCGGTCGGGCTGGCGGCGGCCCGGCGAGGggagagcggcggcggcgggcgacgctggggctgggggctggcgCTGGGACTGGCGCTGGGCGTGAAGGCGGCGGCGGGCAGCGAGGCGGGCGGCGGGCCGGAgaaggaggaggcggcggcggcggcacgTCGGGGATTCGGAGCGGCCATCGAGAGGAGCCGGGACCTGCTGCAGCGGATCAAG gacgAAGCGGGCATCCCGGGTATCCTGGTCGGAGTTTCTGTGGATGGAAGGGAGGTGTGGTCCGAAG GTTTGGGTTACGCCGACGTAGAGAATCGTGTGATGTGTAAGCCAGAGACCATCATGAGAATTGCCAGTATCAGCAAGTGTCTCACCATGATGGCTGTTGCCAAACTGTGGGAAGAGGGGAAGCTGGACTTAGATGCTCCAGTGCAGAAATACGTCCCTGAATTTCCAGAAAAAGTCTACGAAGGTGAAAAG GTCACTATTACCACAAGATTGTTAGTCTCACACTTGAGTGGGATTCGTCACTATGAAAAAGATATTGCaaaagtaaaggaagaaaaggaaaaggcaaacaGAGCACTTAAACTGACAAAATCCGGCCAagataaagaacagaaagagaaagatggCAAAGGCATTGAAAAGACTGACTCTGACAAGCCAAAGAAGGAACACGAAGGTGAAGTAAAAAGCCGAAATTCAAAACCTGGCAGGAGAGACAAGGAGTTTGAACATGAGGAGtattatttgaaggaaaaatttgAGGGCGTGATTGAATCGctgaagatatttaaaaatgatcCTTTATTCTTCAAGCCAG gTAGCCAGTTCTTGTATTCAACATATGGCTTTACTCTCCTAAGTGCTGTTGTGGAGAGAGTTTCGGGGCAGAAATTTACAGAGTACATGCTAAAAATGTTCCGTGACTTGGATATGCTGTCAACTGTGCTGGATGACAACGAAGCAATGATATATAACAGAGCAAG GTGTTACGTTTACAACAAAAAGGGACGACTGGTAAACGCACCGTATGTGGACAACTCTTACAAGTGGGCTGGTGGAGGCTTCCTGTCATCAGTAGGAGACCTTCTGAAATTTGGAAATGCCTTGTTGTACAGTTACCAAGCTGGACAATTTAGAAACAACAATGGCAAGCTTCTGCCTGGGTACCTGAAACCAGACACGGTTGCAATGATGTGGACCCCAGTGCCAAAAACTGAAGTATCGTGGGACAGGGATGGTAAATATGCAATGGCTTGGGCTGTGGTAGAGAAGAAACAACAGTGTGGCTTTTGCAGGCGGCAGAGACACTACGCATCTCATACGGGTGGTGCAGTGGGTGCAAGCAGCGTTCTCCTGATCCTTCCTGAAGAGTTGGACTCTCATGCTGAAGATACTGCAGAAGTGGCACCACCTAGGGGAGTAATTGTTAGCATTATCTGTAATATGCAATCTGTTTCCCTCAACAGCACTGCCTTAAAGATTGCAAGGGAATTTGATAAAGAAAAACGGGCACAAAATATaggttaa
- the RPS27L gene encoding 40S ribosomal protein S27-like, producing MPLARDLLHPSLEEERRKHKKKRLVQSPNSYFMDVKCPGCYKITTVFSHAQTVVLCVGCSTILCQPTGGKARLTEGCSFRRKQH from the exons ATGCCC CTGGCCAGGGACCTGCTGCACCCCTCcctggaggaggagaggaggaagcaCAAGAAGAAGCGTTTGGTGCAGAGCCCCAACTCCTACTTCATGGACGTCAAGTGCCCAG GATGCTACAAGATCACCACCGTGTTCAGCCATGCTCAGACAGTGGTTCTGTGTGTAGGCTGCTCAACTATTCTGTGTCAGCCTACTGGGGGAAAAGCAAGGCTCACAGAAG GCTGCTCATTTAGAAGAAAGCAACACTGA